In a single window of the Biomphalaria glabrata chromosome 13, xgBioGlab47.1, whole genome shotgun sequence genome:
- the LOC106077839 gene encoding uncharacterized protein LOC106077839, protein MSRSRKKKSDRLNKMLTIIVERPTIEDLFRSVLDLKTLSDEQNQSLHENEKKLKSIEDDFNKQADKLKQSLNDNEQKLKSIEEDFNKQADKLKQSLNDNEQILKSIEEDFNKLADKQKQSLNDNEQKLKRIEEDLISNQQNLSIFRNETKKLVAELSNSQIEWKGQIDKALDNQVLFNSNTKVVLWRTLQQAAHISELQTENTTMKQLQNVSNSTLSALTNLVFIATTQYNGTVYLLSNGGLTDNIRYAQTICEVLRGYLVEVNTDAEFTFLRNFLQTITPPLVFVYTGGTDEDLEGVWINRYSQTSMKPFWAPLEPSSSIKQNCQTFWKKHVWYMDDLECSYKPISESGFMCEISE, encoded by the exons ATGTCAAgatctcggaaaaaaaaaagcgataggttaaataaaatgttaactaTAATTGTTGAAAGGCCCACGATTGAAGATTTGTTTAGAAGTGTGTTGGACTTAAAAACACTATCAGATGAACAGAACCAAAGTCTACAtgaaaacgaaaaaaaattgaagagcATTGAAGATGACTTTAATAAGCAAGCAGACAAACTGAAGCAAAGTCTAAATGATAATGAACAAAAATTGAAGAGCATTGAAGAAGACTTTAATAAGCAAGCAGACAAACTGAAGCAAAGTCTAAATGATAATGAACAAATATTGAAGAGCATTGAAGAAGACTTTAATAAGCTAGCAGACAAACAGAAGCAGAGTCTAAATGATAATGAACAAAAGTTGAAGAGAATTGAAGAAGACTTGATATCTAATCAACAAAACCTAAGCATCTTTAGAAATGAAACGAAAAAGCTTGTGGCTGAACTTTCGAATTCTCAAATAGAATGGAAAGGCCAGATTGACAAAG CTTTGGACAATCAAGTTTTATtcaattcaaatacaaaagtCGTTCTATGGCGAACTCTTCAGCAAGCCGCACACATCTCTGAACTACAAACGGAAAACACCACAATGAAACAGCTACAAAATGTTTCGAATTCTACCCTGAGTGCATTGACAAACCTAGTCTTCATAGCAACAACCCAATACAATGGTACGGTTTATCTGTTATCAAACGGAGGATTAACTGATAACATCCGTTACGCTCAAACGATTTGTGAAGTACTCAGAGGCTATTTGGTGGAAGTCAACACCGATGCTGAGTTTACATTTCTCAGAAATTTCTTACAGACCATCACACCCCCGCTTGTGTTTGTTTACACTGGAGGGACGGATGAAGACCTCGAAGGGGTTTGGATCAACAGATACAGCCAAACATCCATGAAACCATTTTGGGCCCCTCTCGAACCGAGTTCTagcataaaacaaaattgtcagACATTTTGGAAGAAGCATGTTTGGTATATGGACGACCTTGAGTGCAGTTATAAACCTATTTCTGAATCGGGATTTATGTGTGAGATCTCAGAATAA